In Synechococcus sp. PCC 6312, one genomic interval encodes:
- the ppk2 gene encoding polyphosphate kinase 2 encodes MAELDITAAPLEAQTEGPGKKKKAKDKKKALPETPKPSKLDRDFYDKELARLQVELVKMQYWVKHAGLKIVIIFEGRDAAGKGGMIKRISAPLNPRGCRIVALGTPSDREKTQWYFQRYVEHLPGAGEIVMFDRSWYNRAGVEWVMGFCTEAQYNEFMDSCPQFERMLVKSGIILIKYWFSVSDDEQERRFQARILEPAKRWKISPMDIESRDRWVDYSKAKDAMLAHTNIPEAPWFTVEADDKRRAHLNCISHLLSKIPYEDITPPAIDLPPRRPAPEDYVRPPINEQFFVPSIY; translated from the coding sequence ATGGCTGAATTAGACATCACAGCAGCACCGCTTGAAGCACAAACCGAGGGACCTGGAAAAAAGAAGAAAGCCAAGGACAAGAAAAAAGCCCTGCCCGAAACTCCAAAACCCAGCAAACTCGACCGTGACTTCTACGACAAAGAACTGGCTCGCCTCCAAGTTGAACTGGTCAAGATGCAATATTGGGTTAAACACGCTGGCCTGAAGATCGTGATTATTTTTGAAGGGCGGGACGCAGCCGGCAAAGGTGGGATGATCAAACGAATTTCTGCCCCCCTAAATCCCCGTGGTTGCCGGATCGTTGCCCTGGGAACTCCATCAGACCGGGAAAAAACCCAATGGTACTTTCAACGCTATGTCGAGCATCTCCCAGGGGCGGGCGAAATTGTCATGTTTGACCGGAGTTGGTATAACCGGGCCGGGGTGGAGTGGGTAATGGGCTTTTGCACTGAGGCTCAATATAACGAATTTATGGACTCTTGCCCCCAGTTTGAGCGGATGCTGGTTAAATCTGGAATTATCCTTATTAAGTATTGGTTTTCGGTCAGTGATGATGAACAGGAGCGCCGCTTCCAGGCCCGGATTTTAGAACCTGCTAAACGCTGGAAAATTAGCCCGATGGACATAGAATCGCGGGATCGCTGGGTGGATTATTCCAAAGCCAAAGATGCGATGTTAGCCCATACGAATATTCCCGAAGCACCCTGGTTTACAGTCGAAGCCGATGACAAACGCCGGGCCCACCTCAACTGCATTAGCCACTTACTCAGCAAAATTCCCTACGAAGACATCACGCCCCCGGCCATTGATCTGCCGCCCCGCCGCCCCGCCCCCGAAGACTACGTCCGCCCGCCGATTAACGAACAATTTTTTGTACCCTCCATCTACTAA
- the panB gene encoding 3-methyl-2-oxobutanoate hydroxymethyltransferase: MASEQPVTSRPVTIPQLQHWKQQGRPITMLTAWDFLLAEILDRAGVDVILVGDSLGMVALGYPTTLPVTLDQMVHHSQAVRRGVKRALLVADLPCLSYQQSSTQALQSAGRLLQEAGVQAVKLEGAYSSAIRAVTILVEVGIPVLGHVGLTPQAIHQLGSFRQQGQSAAAADGIIRDALALEAAGVFGIILEHIPADLAEVITQKLRVPTIGIGAGPHCDGQVLVTADLLGLSAQSPPFAPAYAHLRGTIHQAVTAYCQDVQQNRFGQT; this comes from the coding sequence ATGGCTTCTGAGCAACCTGTAACTAGCCGCCCGGTGACCATTCCCCAACTTCAACATTGGAAACAGCAGGGTCGACCGATTACCATGCTCACGGCCTGGGATTTCTTGTTGGCGGAAATTTTGGATCGGGCCGGCGTAGATGTGATTTTGGTCGGGGACTCTCTGGGTATGGTGGCCTTGGGGTATCCAACCACATTGCCTGTGACGCTCGATCAGATGGTGCATCATAGCCAGGCCGTGCGACGGGGGGTGAAACGAGCCTTGCTGGTAGCGGATCTGCCTTGTTTAAGTTATCAACAAAGTTCAACCCAAGCCCTGCAATCTGCCGGCCGGTTACTCCAAGAGGCGGGAGTTCAAGCTGTGAAATTAGAGGGAGCCTATTCCAGTGCCATCAGGGCCGTAACAATTCTCGTTGAGGTGGGGATTCCAGTTTTAGGCCATGTCGGGTTAACCCCCCAAGCGATTCATCAACTGGGTTCCTTTCGCCAACAGGGACAATCTGCTGCTGCCGCCGATGGGATTATTCGGGATGCCTTAGCCTTGGAAGCTGCGGGGGTCTTTGGGATCATTTTGGAGCATATTCCGGCCGATCTGGCGGAAGTGATTACTCAAAAACTGCGAGTTCCGACCATTGGGATTGGTGCAGGGCCCCATTGTGATGGCCAAGTGTTAGTGACAGCAGATCTTTTGGGATTATCGGCTCAGTCTCCACCCTTTGCCCCAGCCTATGCCCATTTGCGGGGGACGATTCACCAAGCTGTGACGGCTTACTGTCAGGATGTCCAACAAAACCGCTTCGGGCAGACTTAG
- a CDS encoding DinB family protein has product MDQTHHRGQVSVLLSQAGQHLDSTDLLVLIPSR; this is encoded by the coding sequence ATTGATCAAACCCATCATCGGGGTCAGGTTTCCGTCTTACTTTCCCAGGCCGGACAACATCTAGACAGCACCGATTTACTGGTATTAATTCCGAGTCGTTAA
- the hisA gene encoding 1-(5-phosphoribosyl)-5-[(5-phosphoribosylamino)methylideneamino]imidazole-4-carboxamide isomerase — protein MDVIPAIDLLGGQCVRLFQGNYDQAQVFNTNPRQVAESFVSQGATRLHLVDLDGAKSGQPVNYDIIAEIAQTLPIPVQVGGGLRTKAQVQALLGLGVERAILGTVALKQPELVAELAAEFPGQIWVGIDAKNGRVATHGWLETSEITAIQLAQQMQRLGIGGIIYTDIARDGTLQGPNLDALKELADQVEVSIIASGGVSSLTDILDIFALTGRGIVGAIVGKAIYTGAVDLAEAIKAVGIGRWQDVPPDLGQVTWA, from the coding sequence ATGGATGTCATTCCCGCGATTGATTTGTTAGGTGGCCAATGTGTGCGCTTGTTTCAAGGGAACTATGACCAGGCCCAAGTCTTCAACACCAATCCCCGCCAAGTGGCCGAAAGTTTTGTTTCTCAAGGGGCAACGCGGCTGCATTTAGTGGACCTAGATGGGGCCAAGTCCGGTCAACCTGTTAACTATGACATCATTGCTGAAATTGCCCAGACTCTCCCAATTCCAGTCCAGGTGGGGGGGGGACTACGAACAAAAGCACAAGTGCAAGCTTTACTTGGCCTGGGGGTGGAACGGGCAATCCTCGGAACTGTAGCTCTCAAACAACCGGAATTAGTGGCGGAACTGGCCGCAGAATTTCCAGGACAGATTTGGGTGGGGATTGATGCCAAAAATGGCCGGGTCGCAACCCACGGCTGGCTAGAAACCTCAGAAATCACTGCAATTCAACTGGCTCAACAGATGCAGCGGCTGGGGATTGGCGGAATTATTTATACCGATATTGCCCGTGATGGCACACTCCAAGGGCCAAACCTAGATGCCTTAAAGGAATTAGCCGATCAAGTTGAAGTCTCAATTATCGCCTCTGGGGGTGTGAGTTCCCTGACCGATATTCTCGATATTTTTGCCCTGACTGGCCGGGGGATTGTTGGGGCAATTGTGGGGAAAGCGATTTATACCGGAGCGGTAGACTTAGCAGAAGCCATTAAAGCTGTGGGTATTGGCCGCTGGCAGGATGTCCCCCCGGATTTAGGACAAGTCACTTGGGCTTAG
- the thrS gene encoding threonine--tRNA ligase yields the protein MSNSASQSLLNLPKTSESETLKRIRHTTSHVLAMAVQKLFPKAQVTIGPWIETGFYYDFDNPEPFTDKDLKAIQKEMVKIIKQKLPVIREEVSREEAEARIKALGEPYKLEILADIKTEPITIYHLGEQWWDLCAGPHVENTGDLNPQAIELESVAGAYWRGDETKAQLQRIYGTAFETPEQLAEHKRRKAEALRRDHRKLGKELGLFLFTDIVGPGLPLWTPKGTVLRFTLEDFLKQEQLKRGYLPVVTPHIARVDLFKTSGHWQKYKEDMFPLMADDLDAAAVEEGFVLKPMNCPFHIQIYKNELRSYRSLPMRLAEFGTVYRYEQSGELGGLTRVRGFTVDDSHLFVTPEQLDQEFLDVVDLILSVFKSLNLKTFRARLSFRDPDSDKYIGSDEAWSKAEGAIQRAVETLGLEHFIGIGEAAFYGPKLDFIFQDALGRDWQLGTVQVDYNLPERFGLEYVAEDGSRKRPVMIHRAPFGSLERLIGILIEEYVGDFPLWLAPVQIRLLPVGEDQHPFAQILLTQLLTLGIRAELDQSGERLGKQIRNAEKEKIPVMAVIGAKEVESNSLSLRTRAQGDLGVVPVPEVVQQFQTALKNHQAELGITPGPANTES from the coding sequence TTGTCTAATTCTGCGTCACAGTCCCTTCTCAATCTCCCCAAAACCAGTGAATCAGAAACCCTGAAGCGGATTCGGCATACTACGTCCCACGTTCTTGCGATGGCGGTGCAAAAGCTGTTTCCTAAGGCTCAAGTCACCATCGGCCCCTGGATTGAAACCGGTTTTTACTACGATTTCGACAATCCTGAGCCGTTTACCGACAAAGACCTGAAGGCCATCCAAAAAGAGATGGTCAAAATCATCAAACAAAAATTGCCCGTTATTCGGGAAGAAGTCAGCCGAGAAGAAGCTGAAGCTCGGATCAAAGCCTTGGGCGAACCCTACAAACTGGAAATTCTGGCGGATATTAAAACCGAACCAATCACGATCTATCACCTCGGTGAGCAGTGGTGGGATTTATGCGCCGGCCCCCATGTGGAAAATACGGGCGACCTTAACCCCCAGGCCATTGAACTCGAAAGTGTCGCCGGAGCCTATTGGCGGGGGGATGAAACCAAAGCCCAACTCCAACGCATCTATGGCACGGCCTTTGAAACTCCGGAACAGTTAGCCGAGCACAAACGCCGCAAAGCCGAAGCCCTCCGCCGCGATCACCGCAAGCTTGGTAAAGAACTGGGCCTGTTTTTATTTACGGATATTGTCGGCCCAGGCCTGCCCCTCTGGACTCCCAAAGGCACAGTCTTACGCTTCACCCTGGAAGATTTTCTTAAGCAGGAGCAACTCAAACGGGGCTATTTACCCGTTGTCACCCCCCACATTGCTCGGGTTGATTTATTCAAAACGTCCGGTCACTGGCAGAAATATAAAGAAGATATGTTCCCTCTCATGGCCGATGATCTCGATGCCGCAGCGGTGGAAGAGGGATTTGTCCTCAAGCCAATGAACTGCCCCTTTCATATCCAGATCTATAAAAACGAGTTGCGTTCCTATCGCAGTTTACCGATGCGGTTGGCGGAATTTGGCACGGTCTATCGCTATGAACAGTCCGGGGAATTGGGCGGTTTAACCAGGGTGCGCGGCTTTACAGTAGATGACTCCCATTTGTTTGTCACGCCGGAGCAGTTGGATCAGGAATTTTTGGATGTGGTGGATTTAATCCTCTCCGTCTTTAAGAGCCTCAACCTGAAAACCTTCCGGGCCCGGTTGAGTTTCCGGGATCCCGACTCGGATAAATATATTGGCTCAGATGAGGCCTGGTCAAAAGCAGAGGGGGCAATTCAACGGGCAGTGGAAACCCTGGGACTGGAGCATTTTATTGGCATTGGCGAGGCAGCCTTTTATGGGCCTAAACTTGACTTCATTTTCCAAGACGCCCTCGGTCGGGATTGGCAGTTAGGTACGGTGCAAGTGGATTACAATTTGCCGGAACGCTTTGGCCTGGAATATGTGGCTGAAGATGGCAGTCGCAAACGGCCGGTGATGATCCATCGCGCCCCCTTTGGGTCTTTGGAACGATTGATTGGGATTTTGATTGAAGAATATGTGGGGGATTTTCCCCTCTGGTTGGCCCCTGTCCAGATTCGCCTCTTGCCCGTGGGAGAAGATCAACATCCCTTTGCCCAAATTTTGCTGACTCAACTGTTAACCCTAGGAATTCGGGCCGAACTGGATCAGAGTGGGGAACGGTTGGGTAAACAAATCCGCAATGCCGAAAAAGAGAAAATTCCCGTCATGGCCGTGATTGGAGCCAAAGAAGTGGAGAGCAATAGCCTCAGTTTACGGACGCGAGCCCAAGGGGATTTAGGGGTTGTGCCGGTGCCAGAGGTAGTCCAACAGTTTCAAACTGCTCTCAAAAATCACCAGGCCGAGTTAGGGATTACCCCAGGCCCTGCGAATACCGAATCTTAA